In Pseudonocardia sp. EC080619-01, the following proteins share a genomic window:
- a CDS encoding HpcH/HpaI aldolase/citrate lyase family protein, which produces MREALASGREVYGLFVSVPSPTMVEMVAAAGFDFAILDTEHTLVDPQTLMHMIRAAEAFGIAPLVRVPEDDPGAIGRVLDAGAHGVVVPHVRGPLDARRAVRAARYAPEGMRSLAGGRIAGYGRVDLGNYVANARPLVVPMIEDAEAVAGIDAILAEPGIDLVLEGAADLSQSLGVTWQTRHPDVVVAVRATAAACARAGVPFCAIPRVPADHRAWRDAGVRAFVLGEDQGLTARALRAHLAHHREPGPEDADA; this is translated from the coding sequence GTGCGTGAGGCACTCGCGTCCGGCCGGGAGGTGTACGGCCTGTTCGTCTCCGTCCCCTCGCCGACGATGGTGGAGATGGTCGCCGCCGCGGGGTTCGACTTCGCGATCCTCGACACCGAGCACACGCTGGTCGACCCGCAGACGCTGATGCACATGATCCGGGCGGCCGAGGCCTTCGGGATCGCCCCGCTGGTTCGCGTGCCGGAGGACGACCCCGGCGCGATCGGGCGGGTGCTCGACGCCGGTGCGCACGGCGTCGTCGTCCCGCACGTGCGCGGGCCGCTGGACGCGCGCCGCGCCGTCCGCGCCGCCCGCTACGCGCCGGAGGGCATGCGGTCCCTGGCCGGCGGTCGCATCGCCGGCTACGGCCGCGTCGACCTGGGGAACTACGTTGCGAACGCCCGGCCCCTGGTCGTGCCGATGATCGAGGACGCCGAGGCGGTCGCCGGCATCGACGCGATCCTCGCCGAACCCGGTATCGACCTGGTGCTGGAGGGCGCCGCCGATCTCTCGCAGTCGCTGGGGGTGACCTGGCAGACCCGCCATCCCGACGTCGTCGTCGCCGTCCGGGCGACGGCCGCGGCCTGTGCACGGGCCGGGGTCCCGTTCTGCGCGATCCCGCGGGTCCCCGCCGACCACCGGGCATGGCGGGACGCCGGGGTCCGTGCCTTCGTGCTCGGCGAGGACCAGGGCCTCACCGCGCGGGCCCTGCGCGCCCACCTGGCACACCACCGCGAACCCGGACCGGAGGACGCCGATGCGTGA
- a CDS encoding IucA/IucC family siderophore biosynthesis protein — protein sequence MTAVSAEGPADPRDRRDVAAAEAATRERLLRSLLRETGTAVTVPGPVRLPVPGPGLIAEVTVASPSGHHCFAGTVTGAGGTPVAHRVVVDAVLAAAGAAERALVLADEIADSTARTARYLAGSRDDWDRRSSEQSLLRGHPFHPTPKSAVGFSDDDLLAYAPELGAGFRLDHVAVDPALVADHRVADGDWGLEPAGDGWPVLPVHPWQARWLAVHPRGAELLADGRLRALGPRGPQVRPTSSVRTVAAPGAPSTWKLPLGVRITHFVRTNPAEHVRRALAAGALVTAVDPAREHPGFEILVETGARGIDPRIGGADLADGLTVLFRDPPHPDAAVLAGLLEDGPDGQAPALAGLVRAAGGDTEDWVRRHLSIAILPLLRIFDRYGIGFEAHVQNSLLVTRDGRPELFQVRDMEGTHVARDGAAGATLETGSPLLYDRAEAWQRLRYHVITNHLAHLLATLARAGTPTEAQLWAVASAELAAAGSPSATALTTDATLPAKANLAARVGGRGERPDYVEIPNPLREAAR from the coding sequence GTGACCGCTGTGTCCGCCGAGGGCCCGGCCGACCCCCGGGATCGCCGCGATGTGGCGGCCGCCGAGGCCGCCACCCGGGAACGTCTACTGCGATCGTTGTTGCGCGAGACCGGAACCGCGGTGACCGTGCCCGGCCCGGTCCGACTGCCGGTGCCGGGGCCGGGGTTGATCGCGGAGGTGACCGTGGCGTCGCCGTCGGGACACCACTGCTTCGCCGGCACGGTCACCGGCGCCGGCGGGACCCCGGTGGCGCACCGGGTCGTCGTCGACGCCGTGCTCGCGGCCGCCGGCGCGGCAGAACGTGCCCTGGTGCTGGCCGACGAGATCGCCGACAGCACCGCGCGTACTGCACGCTACCTCGCGGGCTCGCGCGACGACTGGGACCGGCGCAGCTCGGAGCAGTCGCTGCTGCGCGGGCACCCGTTCCACCCGACACCCAAGAGCGCGGTCGGCTTCAGCGACGACGATCTGCTCGCCTATGCCCCCGAGCTGGGCGCGGGGTTCCGGCTCGACCACGTCGCCGTCGACCCGGCGCTGGTCGCCGACCACCGCGTCGCCGACGGCGACTGGGGTCTCGAACCTGCCGGGGACGGGTGGCCGGTCCTGCCCGTGCACCCCTGGCAGGCGCGCTGGCTCGCCGTCCACCCGCGCGGCGCCGAGCTGTTGGCCGACGGGCGGCTGCGGGCGCTGGGGCCCCGTGGACCGCAGGTCCGTCCCACCTCATCGGTGCGCACCGTCGCCGCGCCGGGGGCCCCGTCGACGTGGAAGCTGCCGCTCGGGGTACGGATCACCCACTTCGTGCGGACCAACCCGGCCGAGCACGTCCGGCGCGCGCTCGCCGCCGGGGCACTGGTCACGGCCGTCGACCCCGCCCGCGAGCATCCCGGGTTCGAGATCCTCGTCGAGACCGGGGCCCGCGGGATCGACCCCAGGATCGGCGGCGCCGACCTCGCGGACGGCCTGACCGTGCTGTTCCGCGACCCACCCCACCCCGACGCCGCCGTGCTCGCCGGACTGCTCGAGGACGGCCCCGACGGTCAGGCCCCGGCACTGGCCGGGCTGGTGCGTGCCGCCGGCGGGGACACCGAGGACTGGGTGCGCCGGCACCTGTCGATCGCGATCCTGCCGCTGCTGCGGATCTTCGACCGGTACGGCATCGGTTTCGAGGCCCACGTGCAGAACTCGCTGCTCGTGACCCGCGACGGCCGGCCGGAACTGTTCCAGGTCCGCGACATGGAGGGGACCCACGTCGCCCGGGACGGCGCCGCCGGCGCGACCCTGGAGACGGGGTCCCCGCTGCTCTACGACCGCGCCGAGGCGTGGCAGCGGCTGCGCTACCACGTGATCACCAATCACCTCGCCCACCTGCTCGCCACCCTCGCCCGGGCCGGGACCCCGACCGAGGCGCAGCTGTGGGCGGTGGCGTCGGCCGAGCTCGCCGCAGCCGGCTCGCCGTCGGCGACCGCGCTGACCACCGACGCCACCCTGCCGGCCAAGGCGAACCTCGCCGCCCGCGTCGGCGGGCGCGGTGAACGCCCCGACTACGTCGAGATCCCCAACCCCCTCCGGGAGGCCGCCCGATGA
- a CDS encoding alanine racemase: MRDLTALVHERAGGGEPLCLYAYDLAALRTHLGTVVGALPEPCRMYYAVKANSAAPLLAAAADHVHGFEVASGGELAKVRAAAPATPVLMGGPVPTPAEIRAGLAAGVARFHVESLLGLHRVSREAVAAGATAEVLLRVNLAGPFPTATLAMAGRPTQFGVDESDLDAVVTAATTLPGIRLTGFHLHSLSNNLSHTDHLEMLALYRDTVLGWERRHGLRCSVVDVGGGIGVDYSDLDTPFDWDAFTRGLHDWVDTLPPHWTEIDFECGRFLVARCGAYAVEVLDVKRNHGQAYALVRGGTHQFRLPSSWQHSHPFQVVPVERWDSGLPRPELVDEHVTVCGELCTPKDVLAAEHVARIRPGDVLVFEAAGAYGWEISHHDFLSHGHPEHLWLD, translated from the coding sequence ATGCGTGACCTGACCGCACTGGTGCACGAGCGGGCCGGCGGCGGCGAGCCGCTGTGCCTCTACGCCTATGACCTCGCCGCGCTGCGCACGCACCTCGGGACGGTCGTGGGGGCACTGCCCGAGCCCTGCCGGATGTACTACGCGGTCAAGGCGAACAGCGCCGCTCCGCTGCTGGCCGCGGCCGCCGACCACGTCCACGGGTTCGAGGTCGCCTCCGGCGGGGAGCTCGCCAAGGTGCGCGCCGCCGCGCCGGCCACCCCGGTGCTGATGGGCGGACCCGTACCGACACCGGCGGAGATCCGCGCCGGGCTCGCGGCCGGCGTCGCGCGGTTCCACGTCGAGAGCTTGCTCGGCCTGCACCGGGTCTCCCGGGAGGCCGTCGCGGCCGGTGCGACGGCCGAGGTGCTGCTGCGGGTGAACCTCGCCGGGCCGTTCCCGACCGCGACCCTCGCGATGGCCGGGCGCCCCACCCAGTTCGGCGTCGACGAGAGCGACCTGGACGCGGTCGTCACGGCCGCGACCACGCTGCCCGGCATCCGGCTCACCGGGTTCCACCTGCACTCGCTGTCGAACAACCTGTCCCACACCGACCACCTGGAGATGCTCGCGCTCTACCGCGACACCGTGCTCGGCTGGGAGCGGCGCCACGGCCTGCGGTGCTCCGTCGTCGACGTGGGCGGCGGAATCGGCGTCGACTACTCCGACCTGGACACGCCGTTCGACTGGGACGCGTTCACGCGTGGCCTGCACGACTGGGTGGACACCCTGCCCCCGCACTGGACCGAGATCGACTTCGAGTGCGGGCGCTTCCTCGTCGCCCGGTGCGGCGCCTACGCCGTCGAGGTCCTCGACGTGAAACGCAACCACGGACAGGCCTACGCGCTGGTCCGCGGGGGCACCCACCAGTTCCGCCTGCCGTCGTCCTGGCAGCACAGCCACCCGTTCCAGGTCGTCCCGGTCGAGCGGTGGGACTCCGGCCTGCCACGCCCGGAGCTGGTCGACGAGCACGTGACCGTCTGCGGGGAGCTGTGCACGCCGAAGGACGTCCTGGCGGCCGAGCACGTCGCCCGGATCCGGCCGGGCGACGTGCTCGTGTTCGAGGCGGCGGGCGCCTACGGCTGGGAGATCTCGCACCACGACTTCCTCAGCCACGGCCACCCCGAGCACCTGTGGCTCGACTGA
- a CDS encoding MFS transporter produces the protein MTEDVGIAPASLDAGQHVVRARRVVWFGQFAAVAGLTVVVPLLPLRLAELGAGPAAVPWWTAACLAAPALSQVVSAPLWGALGDRFGRRRMVVRALLGLAVAVGAMALADTPVQFLLCRIAQGAFGGVLAATAVYATVLSPADRRGRSLGSLFGATAAGSLVGPLAGGTAAGVLGYEVVFTAVATLLVVSALFALGLLHEPASAESAAERPRTLLVMRGLVGSRATTRALAGGLAAQAGVFGLVVLFAPQVALLVGGPSQAAFWVGLLQALTWAASLPAARFWGARTDRAAGRGRPVAIRVLVPAALGLAVATSLQALPADPELLVPLRLLQGFCAAAVIPAVLHQVVTASAERARGTAVGAGTAVLDLGQVIGPAVAALAVTLLDGTAAFAVVGALFLISAGLAASAGRPVVEATAR, from the coding sequence GTGACGGAAGACGTCGGTATCGCCCCGGCGTCACTGGACGCGGGCCAGCATGTGGTCCGCGCGCGGCGGGTGGTCTGGTTCGGCCAGTTTGCCGCCGTGGCCGGTCTCACCGTCGTGGTGCCCCTGCTCCCGCTGCGGCTGGCCGAGCTGGGCGCCGGGCCCGCAGCGGTCCCGTGGTGGACCGCTGCCTGCCTGGCGGCGCCTGCGCTGAGCCAGGTGGTGTCCGCCCCGTTGTGGGGAGCACTCGGGGACCGATTCGGGCGTCGCAGGATGGTGGTGCGGGCCCTGCTCGGGCTCGCCGTCGCCGTCGGGGCGATGGCCCTGGCCGACACTCCTGTGCAGTTTCTGCTCTGCCGGATCGCGCAGGGCGCGTTTGGTGGGGTGCTCGCTGCTACGGCGGTCTACGCGACTGTTCTGAGCCCTGCCGATCGGCGAGGGCGCAGCTTGGGCAGCCTCTTCGGTGCCACTGCCGCAGGGTCCCTGGTCGGCCCGCTCGCGGGAGGCACCGCCGCTGGTGTGCTCGGCTATGAGGTGGTTTTCACCGCGGTCGCGACACTGCTCGTGGTGTCGGCGCTGTTCGCACTGGGTCTGCTGCACGAGCCGGCCTCAGCCGAGTCGGCCGCCGAACGCCCGCGCACCCTCCTGGTGATGCGCGGGCTTGTGGGCTCGCGCGCCACTACGCGGGCGCTCGCCGGCGGGCTCGCGGCTCAGGCCGGGGTGTTCGGCCTGGTGGTGCTGTTCGCCCCGCAGGTCGCGCTCCTCGTCGGAGGGCCGTCGCAGGCGGCGTTCTGGGTCGGGTTGCTCCAGGCGCTGACCTGGGCGGCGTCCCTGCCGGCGGCCCGGTTCTGGGGTGCGCGGACCGACCGCGCGGCTGGTCGCGGGCGGCCGGTCGCGATCCGGGTGCTCGTCCCGGCCGCGCTGGGACTCGCCGTCGCGACGTCGCTGCAGGCGCTGCCCGCCGACCCGGAGCTACTCGTACCGCTGCGCCTGCTCCAGGGATTCTGTGCGGCCGCGGTGATCCCCGCGGTGCTGCACCAAGTCGTCACCGCCTCCGCGGAACGGGCCCGCGGCACCGCAGTCGGTGCCGGCACCGCCGTGCTCGACCTCGGCCAGGTGATCGGTCCCGCCGTGGCCGCCCTCGCTGTGACGCTGCTCGACGGCACCGCCGCGTTCGCCGTGGTAGGTGCCCTGTTTCTGATCTCCGCCGGCCTCGCGGCGAGTGCCGGCCGACCTGTTGTGGAGGCGACCGCCCGATGA
- a CDS encoding IucA/IucC family siderophore biosynthesis protein, whose product MSPDPYDATFVAEALAAPSAVAVRHRVLAQLLESLIAEGAVRYERDGDTCIVRGRAVYTATAREHGFGRVRLDGPVLRDGVPATSPSRFLDEVAAVLDADPARLPGFARELEETVLKDALARHARTPGPVDPGAGHDVLESRAGDGHRYHPAYKSRLGFDVRDQLAYGPEFAPTVRPLWLAADPAIASVGASATARVGSDPAALWAAQLDGGPIIPPPGRVLIPVHPWQWRTVIARAFAPELASGALQVLGDDGHDYRPQASIRTLACVDAPHLPSPKLSLSITNTSTARGLAPYTVRNAARVSDWLAGIVAGDPVLGGRLRVIVLREVLGVAIGDGAGPLERDREGALSVIWRESLHTHLDPGEHAVGFAGLTARSVEGVPVVDPWIRAHGARDWVRALAATTVVPLVHLLVRHGVALESHAQNMLLVHSGGRPVRVALKDFHDGVRFSRALLADPGACPELESPPAHHGNANSFLETDDPAQVTGFLLDALCFVNLADLAHLLEVEYGLAEADFWAEVVGAVRAHADGHPDVADRMATFDVFAPTLEVEKLTSRRLHPDTEPRLRRVRNEWAAVGARA is encoded by the coding sequence ATGAGCCCCGATCCGTACGACGCGACGTTCGTCGCCGAGGCGCTGGCGGCCCCGTCCGCCGTCGCCGTCCGCCACCGGGTGCTCGCCCAGCTGCTGGAGTCGCTGATCGCCGAGGGCGCGGTCCGGTACGAGCGCGACGGCGACACCTGCATCGTGCGCGGGCGCGCGGTGTACACCGCCACGGCCCGCGAGCACGGGTTCGGCCGCGTCCGGCTGGACGGGCCGGTGCTGCGCGACGGCGTACCCGCCACCTCACCGAGCCGCTTCCTCGACGAGGTCGCGGCGGTGCTCGACGCCGATCCGGCCCGGCTGCCCGGCTTCGCCCGTGAGCTGGAGGAGACCGTCCTCAAGGACGCGCTGGCGCGCCACGCCCGCACACCGGGACCGGTCGACCCCGGAGCCGGGCACGACGTGCTCGAGTCCCGCGCCGGTGACGGGCACCGCTACCACCCGGCGTACAAGTCACGGCTCGGGTTCGACGTCCGCGACCAGCTCGCCTACGGACCCGAGTTCGCGCCGACCGTGCGCCCGCTGTGGCTGGCGGCCGACCCGGCGATCGCCTCGGTCGGCGCGTCGGCGACCGCCCGGGTCGGGAGCGACCCCGCCGCGCTGTGGGCCGCCCAGCTCGACGGCGGGCCGATCATCCCCCCGCCCGGGCGCGTGCTGATCCCGGTCCACCCGTGGCAGTGGCGCACCGTGATCGCGCGGGCGTTCGCCCCCGAGCTCGCCTCCGGAGCGCTGCAGGTGCTCGGCGACGACGGCCACGACTACCGGCCGCAGGCCTCCATCCGCACGCTGGCCTGCGTCGACGCTCCGCATCTGCCGTCGCCGAAGCTGTCGCTGTCGATCACCAACACCTCGACCGCCCGCGGTCTCGCGCCGTACACGGTGCGCAACGCCGCCCGGGTCTCGGACTGGCTGGCCGGGATCGTCGCCGGGGACCCGGTCCTCGGTGGCCGGCTGCGGGTGATCGTGCTGCGCGAGGTGCTGGGGGTCGCGATCGGGGACGGTGCCGGACCGCTGGAACGCGACCGGGAGGGCGCGCTCTCGGTGATCTGGCGGGAGAGCCTGCACACCCACCTCGACCCGGGGGAGCACGCCGTCGGGTTCGCCGGACTGACCGCTCGTTCGGTCGAGGGGGTTCCGGTGGTCGACCCGTGGATCCGTGCCCACGGTGCCCGCGACTGGGTGCGGGCGCTGGCCGCGACCACGGTCGTGCCCTTGGTACACCTGCTCGTGCGGCACGGCGTCGCGCTGGAGTCGCACGCGCAGAACATGCTGCTCGTGCACTCCGGCGGCCGGCCGGTGCGGGTGGCGTTGAAGGACTTCCACGACGGTGTGCGCTTCTCCCGCGCCCTGCTCGCCGATCCCGGCGCCTGCCCCGAGCTGGAGTCCCCGCCCGCCCACCACGGCAACGCGAACTCGTTCCTGGAGACCGACGATCCCGCGCAGGTCACCGGCTTCCTGCTCGACGCGCTGTGCTTCGTCAACCTCGCCGACCTGGCACACCTGCTCGAGGTCGAGTACGGCCTGGCCGAGGCCGACTTCTGGGCCGAGGTCGTCGGCGCGGTGCGTGCGCACGCCGACGGGCATCCCGACGTGGCGGACCGGATGGCGACGTTCGACGTGTTCGCCCCGACCCTCGAGGTGGAGAAGCTGACCTCACGCCGCCTGCACCCCGACACCGAGCCGCGCCTGCGCCGGGTGCGCAACGAGTGGGCCGCGGTGGGTGCCCGTGCGTGA